One genomic window of Burkholderia diffusa includes the following:
- a CDS encoding glycine zipper 2TM domain-containing protein codes for MDNQNQTTPQKQRLHPLIATAAGAVIVASLAATAAITGIFPKANSNNAQNGQTQAALIASQPAVDTAAAASAALAAQAQQQAAEEAARQKAAAVQAESKPAPRPAATHRRHTPAPQPPQYAQQPSAPTQPAYCQTCGTVVAITQTRTPGQSSGIGAVGGAAAGGLLGNQFGHGNGRTAMTIIGALGGGLAGNQVEKQVRAETDYQVQVQMESGATRTFTYHNPPPFGQGQRVRIENGTLVGA; via the coding sequence ATGGACAACCAGAATCAAACCACGCCGCAAAAGCAACGCCTTCACCCGCTCATCGCGACCGCGGCAGGCGCCGTCATCGTCGCGAGCCTCGCGGCCACTGCCGCGATCACGGGCATCTTCCCGAAGGCCAACAGCAACAACGCGCAGAATGGCCAGACCCAGGCGGCGCTGATCGCGTCGCAGCCGGCCGTCGATACGGCCGCGGCAGCCAGCGCCGCGCTTGCCGCGCAGGCGCAGCAGCAGGCAGCCGAAGAGGCCGCGCGGCAGAAGGCAGCGGCAGTCCAGGCCGAATCGAAGCCCGCGCCGCGCCCTGCAGCCACGCACCGCCGCCACACGCCCGCGCCGCAACCGCCGCAATACGCGCAGCAGCCGTCCGCGCCCACGCAGCCGGCCTATTGTCAGACCTGCGGCACGGTCGTCGCGATCACGCAGACGCGTACGCCGGGCCAGAGCTCGGGGATTGGCGCGGTCGGCGGCGCAGCGGCCGGCGGCCTGCTCGGCAACCAGTTCGGTCATGGCAACGGCCGCACCGCGATGACGATCATCGGCGCGCTCGGCGGCGGTCTCGCCGGCAACCAGGTCGAGAAGCAGGTGCGCGCGGAGACTGACTATCAGGTGCAGGTCCAGATGGAAAGCGGCGCGACGCGCACGTTCACGTACCACAACCCGCCGCCGTTCGGTCAGGGCCAGCGCGTGCGGATCGAGAACGGCACGCTGGTCGGCGCGTAA
- the iscX gene encoding Fe-S cluster assembly protein IscX — protein MKWTDSREIAIALADKHPDVDPQRINFVDLRQWVIELDGFTDDPAHSGEKILEAIQAHWIDESDFDDED, from the coding sequence ATGAAGTGGACCGATTCGCGCGAAATCGCCATCGCGCTGGCAGACAAGCATCCGGACGTCGATCCGCAGCGGATCAATTTCGTCGACCTGCGCCAATGGGTCATCGAACTGGACGGTTTCACCGACGACCCGGCACACTCGGGCGAGAAGATCCTCGAAGCGATCCAGGCCCACTGGATCGACGAATCCGACTTCGACGACGAAGACTGA
- the fdx gene encoding ISC system 2Fe-2S type ferredoxin — protein MPQLVVLPHVELCPDGAVIDATPGKSICDNLLDNGIEIEHACEKSCACTTCHVVIREGFNDLDPSDEDEDDLLDKAWGLEPTSRLSCQAIVKEDSDLVVEIPKYSINHAKENH, from the coding sequence ATGCCTCAACTGGTGGTGCTGCCTCACGTCGAACTGTGCCCGGACGGCGCAGTGATCGACGCGACGCCCGGCAAGAGTATTTGCGACAACCTGCTCGACAACGGCATCGAGATCGAGCATGCGTGCGAGAAGTCGTGCGCATGCACGACCTGCCACGTGGTGATTCGCGAGGGTTTCAACGATCTCGACCCGTCCGACGAAGACGAAGACGACTTGCTCGACAAGGCGTGGGGCCTCGAGCCGACGTCGCGCCTGTCGTGCCAGGCAATCGTGAAGGAAGATTCTGACCTGGTGGTCGAGATCCCGAAGTACTCGATCAACCACGCGAAGGAAAATCACTGA
- the hscA gene encoding Fe-S protein assembly chaperone HscA: protein MALLQISEPGMAPAPHQRRLAVGIDLGTTNSLVAAVRNSVPEVLPDEAGRVLLPSVVRYLEKGGRRIGHEAKEQAATDPRNTIVSVKRFMGRGKAEVEGAANAPYEFVDAPGMVQIRTIDGVKSPVEVSAEILATLRYRAEDTLGDELVGAVITVPAYFDDAQRQATKDAARLAGLNVLRLLNEPTAAAIAYGLDNGAEGLYAVYDLGGGTFDLSILKLTKGVFEVLAAGGDSALGGDDFDHALFDHVLAQAGIDAKALAPEDVRLLLDRVRVLKEALSSAPQALLDVTLSSGARLEQTISHDTFAALVEPLVQRTLTPTRKALRDAQVTPADIKGVVLVGGATRMPVIREAVAKYFGQPPLVNLDPDQVVALGAAIQADLLAGNRGSGDDWLLLDVIPLSLGVETMGGLVEKIIPRNSTIPIARAQEFTTFKDGQTAMAIHVVQGERELVADCRSLARFELRGIPPMTAGAARIRVTYQVDADGLLSVFAREQQSGVEASVVVKPSYGLADDDIAKMLEDSFKTAEVDMRARALREAQVEAQRMIEATQAALAADGELLDDTERAQIDALVAALRAVAQGDDTDAIEAATKTLADGTDEFAARRMDKSIKRALSGRRLDEI from the coding sequence ATGGCTTTACTGCAAATTTCCGAACCGGGCATGGCGCCGGCGCCGCATCAGCGGCGACTCGCTGTCGGGATCGATCTCGGCACGACGAACTCGCTCGTCGCGGCCGTGCGCAACAGCGTGCCCGAAGTGCTGCCGGACGAGGCGGGCCGCGTGCTGTTGCCGTCGGTGGTCCGTTATCTGGAGAAGGGCGGCCGCCGCATCGGTCACGAAGCGAAGGAGCAGGCCGCGACCGATCCGCGCAACACGATCGTGTCGGTCAAGCGCTTCATGGGACGCGGCAAGGCCGAGGTCGAAGGCGCGGCGAACGCGCCCTACGAATTCGTCGATGCACCGGGCATGGTGCAGATCCGCACGATCGACGGCGTGAAGAGCCCGGTCGAAGTATCGGCCGAGATTCTCGCGACGCTGCGTTACCGCGCGGAAGACACGCTCGGCGACGAATTGGTCGGCGCGGTCATCACGGTGCCCGCGTATTTCGACGACGCGCAGCGCCAGGCGACGAAGGACGCCGCGCGTCTCGCGGGCCTCAACGTGCTGCGCCTGCTGAACGAACCGACCGCGGCCGCGATCGCCTACGGTCTCGACAACGGGGCCGAAGGCCTCTACGCGGTGTACGACCTCGGCGGCGGCACGTTCGACCTGTCGATCCTGAAATTGACGAAGGGCGTGTTCGAAGTGCTGGCCGCGGGTGGCGATTCCGCGCTCGGCGGCGACGATTTCGACCACGCGCTGTTCGACCACGTGCTCGCACAGGCCGGCATCGATGCGAAGGCGCTGGCGCCCGAGGACGTGCGCCTGCTGCTCGATCGCGTGCGTGTGCTGAAGGAAGCGCTGTCGTCCGCGCCGCAGGCGTTGCTCGACGTGACGCTGTCGAGCGGTGCCCGACTCGAGCAGACCATCTCGCACGACACGTTCGCCGCGCTCGTCGAGCCGCTCGTGCAGCGTACGCTGACGCCGACCCGCAAGGCACTGCGCGATGCGCAGGTCACGCCGGCCGACATCAAGGGCGTCGTGCTTGTCGGCGGCGCGACGCGCATGCCGGTGATCCGCGAGGCGGTCGCGAAATATTTCGGCCAGCCGCCTCTCGTCAATCTCGATCCGGACCAGGTCGTCGCGCTCGGCGCGGCGATCCAGGCCGACCTGCTCGCCGGCAATCGCGGCAGCGGCGACGACTGGCTGCTGCTCGACGTGATCCCGCTGTCGCTCGGCGTCGAGACGATGGGCGGCCTCGTCGAGAAGATCATTCCGCGCAATTCGACGATTCCGATCGCGCGTGCGCAGGAATTCACGACCTTCAAGGACGGCCAGACCGCGATGGCGATCCACGTCGTGCAAGGCGAGCGCGAGCTCGTGGCTGACTGCCGGTCGCTCGCGCGCTTCGAGCTGCGCGGCATTCCGCCGATGACGGCCGGTGCGGCGCGCATCCGCGTGACGTACCAGGTCGATGCGGACGGACTCTTGTCGGTGTTCGCGCGCGAGCAGCAGTCGGGCGTCGAGGCATCGGTCGTCGTGAAACCGTCGTATGGCCTCGCCGACGACGACATCGCGAAGATGCTCGAAGACAGCTTCAAGACCGCCGAGGTCGACATGCGGGCGCGCGCGCTGCGCGAAGCGCAGGTCGAGGCCCAGCGGATGATCGAGGCGACGCAGGCGGCGTTGGCCGCCGACGGCGAGTTGCTCGACGACACCGAACGCGCGCAGATCGACGCGCTCGTCGCGGCATTGCGCGCGGTCGCGCAGGGCGACGACACGGACGCGATCGAAGCGGCGACCAAGACGCTGGCCGACGGCACCGACGAATTCGCGGCGCGCCGGATGGACAAGAGCATCAAGCGCGCGCTATCGGGCCGACGCCTCGACGAGATCTGA
- the hscB gene encoding Fe-S protein assembly co-chaperone HscB yields MVSLKDSHFDLFHLPAQFALDEAALDSAYRTVQTQVHPDRFAAAGDAQKRIAMQWATRANEAYRTLRDPLKRATYLLSLRGVDIGAENNTAMEPAFLMQQMEWREGIEDAAAARNIDALDALLAELRDEKRVRLERLGTLLDTGADQAAAEAVRQLMFIERVASEVGAQIERLET; encoded by the coding sequence ATGGTTTCGCTGAAAGACAGCCACTTCGACCTGTTTCACCTGCCGGCGCAATTCGCGCTCGATGAGGCGGCGCTCGACAGCGCGTATCGCACGGTGCAGACGCAGGTGCATCCGGACCGCTTCGCGGCGGCCGGCGATGCGCAAAAGCGCATCGCGATGCAATGGGCGACCCGTGCGAACGAAGCGTATCGCACGCTGCGCGACCCGCTCAAGCGGGCGACCTACCTGCTGTCGCTGCGCGGCGTCGACATCGGCGCCGAAAACAACACCGCGATGGAGCCGGCGTTCCTGATGCAGCAGATGGAGTGGCGCGAAGGCATCGAGGATGCCGCGGCTGCCCGCAACATCGACGCGCTCGATGCGCTGCTCGCCGAACTGCGCGACGAAAAGCGCGTACGCCTCGAGCGCCTCGGCACGCTGCTCGACACCGGGGCCGACCAAGCCGCCGCCGAAGCCGTGCGCCAGCTGATGTTCATCGAACGGGTCGCGTCGGAAGTGGGCGCGCAGATCGAGCGCCTCGAAACTTAA
- the iscA gene encoding iron-sulfur cluster assembly protein IscA, whose translation MAITLTEKAAQHVQKYLVRRGKGVGLRLGVRTTGCSGLAYKLEYVDELAPEDQVFESHGVKVVVDPKSLAYIDGTELDFAREGLNEGFKFNNPNVKDECGCGESFRV comes from the coding sequence ATGGCAATTACACTGACCGAAAAAGCAGCACAGCACGTCCAGAAATACCTCGTCCGTCGCGGCAAGGGTGTGGGCCTGCGGCTTGGCGTTCGCACGACCGGGTGCTCGGGGCTCGCGTACAAGCTCGAGTATGTCGACGAGCTGGCCCCCGAGGATCAGGTGTTCGAGAGCCATGGCGTGAAGGTCGTTGTCGACCCGAAGAGCCTCGCGTACATCGACGGCACCGAGCTCGACTTCGCGCGCGAAGGCCTGAACGAAGGGTTCAAGTTCAACAACCCGAACGTGAAGGACGAGTGCGGCTGCGGCGAATCCTTCCGCGTGTGA
- the iscU gene encoding Fe-S cluster assembly scaffold IscU: MSYSNKVLDHYENPRNVGSFAKDDDAVGTGMVGAPACGDVMKLQIRVGADGVIEDAKFKTYGCGSAIASSSLVTEWVKGKTLDEALSIKNTQIAEELALPPVKIHCSILAEDAIKAAVADYKKRHDTKEGDQAAA; encoded by the coding sequence ATGTCATACAGCAACAAGGTTCTGGATCACTACGAAAACCCGCGTAACGTCGGTTCGTTCGCGAAGGACGACGACGCGGTGGGCACCGGCATGGTCGGCGCGCCGGCCTGCGGCGACGTGATGAAGCTGCAGATCCGCGTCGGCGCGGACGGCGTGATCGAAGACGCAAAGTTCAAGACGTACGGCTGCGGTTCGGCGATCGCGTCGAGCTCGCTCGTGACCGAATGGGTGAAGGGCAAGACCCTCGACGAGGCGCTGTCGATCAAGAACACGCAGATCGCCGAAGAGCTGGCCCTGCCGCCGGTGAAGATTCACTGCTCGATTCTCGCGGAAGACGCGATCAAGGCAGCCGTGGCCGATTACAAGAAGCGCCACGACACCAAGGAAGGCGATCAGGCAGCGGCCTGA
- a CDS encoding IscS subfamily cysteine desulfurase: MTQETLHLPIYMDYSATTPVDPRVVDKMVPYLREQFGNPASRSHAYGWDAERAVEEAREQVAALVNADPREIIWTSGATESDNLAIKGAANFYKGKGKHIVTVKTEHKAVLDTCRELERDGFEVTYLDVKEDGLIDLDVFKAALRPDTILVSVMHVNNEIGVIQDIETIGEICREKGIIFHVDAAQSTGKVEIDLAKLKVDLMSFSAHKTYGPKGIGALYVRRKPRVRIEAQMHGGGHERGMRSGTLPTHQIVGMGEAFRIAREEMATENERIRMLRDKLLRGLSQIEETYVNGDMEHRVPHNLNISFNFVEGESLIMAIKDVAVSSGSACTSASLEPSYVLRALGRNDELAHSSIRFTVGRFTTEQDVDFVIDLLNSKIAKLRELSPLWEMHQEGIDLSTIEWAAH; the protein is encoded by the coding sequence ATGACCCAAGAGACTCTCCACCTGCCCATCTACATGGATTACAGCGCGACGACGCCCGTCGACCCGCGCGTGGTCGACAAGATGGTGCCGTACCTGCGCGAGCAGTTCGGCAACCCGGCGTCGCGTAGCCACGCGTACGGCTGGGACGCGGAACGCGCGGTCGAGGAAGCGCGCGAGCAGGTGGCCGCGCTCGTGAACGCCGATCCGCGCGAGATCATCTGGACGTCCGGCGCGACGGAATCGGACAACCTCGCCATCAAGGGCGCCGCGAACTTCTACAAGGGCAAGGGCAAGCACATCGTCACGGTGAAGACCGAGCACAAGGCCGTGCTGGACACCTGCCGCGAGCTCGAGCGCGACGGCTTCGAAGTCACCTATCTCGACGTGAAGGAAGACGGCCTGATCGACCTCGACGTGTTCAAGGCCGCGCTGCGCCCGGACACGATCCTCGTGTCGGTGATGCACGTGAACAACGAGATCGGCGTGATCCAGGACATCGAGACGATCGGCGAGATCTGCCGCGAGAAGGGCATCATCTTCCACGTCGACGCCGCACAGTCGACCGGCAAGGTCGAGATCGACCTCGCGAAGCTGAAGGTCGACCTGATGTCGTTCTCGGCACACAAGACCTACGGCCCGAAGGGCATCGGCGCGCTGTACGTGCGCCGCAAGCCGCGGGTGCGTATCGAAGCGCAGATGCACGGCGGCGGTCACGAGCGCGGGATGCGTTCGGGCACGCTGCCGACGCACCAGATCGTCGGCATGGGCGAAGCATTCCGCATCGCGCGTGAAGAAATGGCCACCGAGAACGAGCGCATCCGCATGCTGCGCGACAAGCTGCTGCGCGGCCTGTCGCAGATCGAGGAAACGTACGTGAATGGCGACATGGAGCACCGTGTCCCGCATAACCTGAACATCAGCTTCAACTTCGTCGAAGGCGAATCGCTGATCATGGCGATCAAGGACGTCGCGGTATCGTCGGGCTCGGCTTGCACGTCGGCGTCGCTGGAGCCGTCGTACGTGCTGCGTGCGCTCGGCCGCAACGACGAACTGGCGCACAGCTCGATCCGCTTCACGGTCGGTCGCTTCACGACCGAGCAGGACGTCGACTTCGTGATCGACCTGCTGAACAGCAAGATCGCGAAGCTGCGCGAACTGTCGCCGCTCTGGGAAATGCACCAGGAAGGTATCGATCTGTCGACGATCGAATGGGCCGCACACTGA
- the iscR gene encoding Fe-S cluster assembly transcriptional regulator IscR has translation MRLTTKGRFAVTAMIDLALRQEQGPVTLAGISQRQRISLSYLEQLFGKLRRHEIVESVRGPGGGYNLARRAQDVTVADIIIAVDEPLDATQCGGKGTCDGSKQPDGHCMTHELWSTLNQKMVEYLDSVSLQDLVDQQRAREGAPAVLRDRRTPEPVAAPAEPVRTMPLGPNSVFNIASS, from the coding sequence ATGAGACTCACCACCAAAGGCCGTTTCGCCGTCACGGCGATGATTGACTTGGCACTGCGCCAGGAGCAGGGCCCGGTGACGCTTGCAGGCATCAGCCAGCGCCAGCGGATTTCGCTCTCGTATCTCGAACAGCTGTTCGGCAAGCTGCGCAGGCATGAAATCGTCGAATCCGTGCGCGGCCCGGGCGGCGGCTACAACCTCGCGCGCCGTGCGCAGGACGTCACCGTTGCCGACATCATCATCGCGGTTGATGAACCGCTCGACGCCACGCAGTGCGGCGGCAAAGGCACGTGCGACGGCTCGAAGCAGCCCGACGGCCATTGCATGACGCACGAGCTGTGGTCGACCCTGAATCAGAAGATGGTCGAATACCTCGATTCGGTATCGCTGCAGGATCTCGTCGATCAGCAGCGCGCGCGCGAGGGCGCGCCCGCGGTGTTGCGCGACCGGCGCACGCCGGAGCCTGTCGCGGCGCCGGCCGAACCGGTGCGCACGATGCCGCTCGGTCCCAATTCGGTGTTCAACATCGCGAGTTCGTGA
- a CDS encoding low molecular weight protein-tyrosine-phosphatase, whose amino-acid sequence MTRVAICFVCLGNICRSPTAEGVMRHQVDAAGLADRIAIESAGTGDWHVGEPPDTRAQAAARTRGYDLSALRARQVSAADFERFDLLLAMDEANFAELRRRCPPEHRDKVRLLMEFAPGATETEVADPYFGGAQGFEAVLDQVERACAGLLEAIRSGAAR is encoded by the coding sequence ATGACCCGCGTTGCCATCTGTTTCGTCTGTCTCGGCAATATCTGCCGTTCGCCAACGGCGGAAGGCGTGATGCGCCACCAGGTCGATGCGGCTGGGCTGGCCGATCGGATCGCAATCGAGTCGGCCGGCACCGGGGACTGGCACGTCGGTGAGCCGCCCGACACGCGCGCGCAGGCGGCGGCCCGCACCCGTGGCTACGACCTGTCGGCGCTGCGGGCGCGGCAGGTAAGTGCGGCGGATTTCGAGCGGTTCGACCTGCTGCTGGCGATGGACGAGGCCAATTTCGCGGAATTGCGGCGGCGCTGCCCGCCCGAGCATCGCGACAAGGTGCGCCTCCTGATGGAATTCGCGCCGGGCGCGACCGAGACCGAAGTGGCGGATCCTTATTTCGGCGGCGCGCAGGGCTTCGAAGCGGTGCTCGATCAGGTCGAGCGCGCGTGCGCGGGCCTGCTCGAAGCCATCCGGAGCGGCGCTGCACGCTGA
- a CDS encoding lactate utilization protein B encodes MQVQSMHFKARAGQKLADQRLQQNLKKLSTKFVSARADAMTAIDFPATRAALKARRNRALENLDVWLEAFEREATRRGTTVLYAETTADAARLVADIARRHEVKKVIKTKSMVSEEMRLNAVLAEMGVQSIETDLGEYILQINDNEPPSHIIAPVVHKDKDEIADLFARTHHRERLTEIPDMTREAREVLRPHFLSADMGVTGGNFVIAETGSVAVVTNEGNEGMCTVMPRVHVAVTGIEKVLPTLEDLATAMRLLPRSATGQKTSNYFSLLTGPRGPGDEDGPEHNYVVLVDGGRTGLIGGEFQEMLRCIRCGACMNHCPVYQKVGGHAYGWVYPGPMGSVLTPSYVGIDRALDLPQAATLCGECDSVCPAGISLSHLLRTLREKQVERHLRPWRERAALAAWGFFARRPMLYALTTKLAVRILERLGGNGGTLRRLPMMSGWMDTRDMPTPTGRTFRELYAASQSHLG; translated from the coding sequence ATGCAAGTCCAATCGATGCATTTCAAGGCGCGAGCCGGCCAGAAGCTGGCCGACCAGCGCTTGCAGCAGAACCTGAAGAAGCTGTCGACGAAATTCGTGTCCGCACGCGCCGACGCGATGACGGCGATCGACTTCCCGGCGACGCGCGCCGCGCTGAAGGCGAGGCGCAACCGGGCGCTGGAAAACCTCGACGTGTGGCTCGAGGCATTCGAGCGCGAGGCGACGCGGCGCGGCACGACGGTGCTGTACGCGGAAACGACCGCCGACGCCGCGCGGCTCGTCGCCGACATCGCGCGACGCCACGAAGTGAAGAAGGTCATCAAGACGAAGTCGATGGTGTCCGAGGAAATGCGCCTGAACGCGGTGCTCGCCGAGATGGGCGTGCAGTCGATCGAGACGGACCTCGGCGAATACATCCTGCAGATCAATGACAACGAGCCGCCGAGCCACATCATCGCGCCCGTGGTGCACAAGGACAAGGACGAGATCGCGGACCTGTTCGCGCGCACGCACCACCGCGAGCGGCTGACCGAGATCCCCGACATGACGCGCGAGGCGCGTGAAGTGCTGCGCCCGCATTTCCTGTCGGCCGACATGGGGGTGACGGGCGGCAACTTCGTGATCGCCGAGACGGGATCCGTCGCGGTCGTCACGAACGAAGGCAACGAAGGGATGTGCACGGTGATGCCGCGCGTGCACGTTGCGGTGACGGGCATCGAGAAGGTGCTGCCGACGCTCGAGGATCTCGCGACCGCGATGCGCCTGCTGCCACGTTCGGCGACCGGGCAGAAGACTTCCAACTATTTTTCGCTGCTCACCGGGCCGCGCGGCCCCGGCGACGAGGATGGGCCGGAGCACAACTACGTGGTGCTCGTCGACGGGGGCCGGACGGGACTGATCGGCGGCGAATTCCAGGAGATGCTGCGCTGCATCCGCTGTGGCGCATGCATGAACCACTGCCCCGTATACCAGAAGGTTGGCGGGCACGCGTACGGATGGGTCTATCCGGGCCCGATGGGCTCGGTGCTGACGCCGAGCTACGTGGGAATCGACCGGGCGCTCGATTTGCCGCAGGCCGCGACGCTGTGCGGCGAATGCGACAGCGTGTGCCCGGCCGGTATCTCGTTGTCGCACTTGCTGCGCACGCTGCGCGAGAAACAGGTCGAGCGGCATCTGCGGCCGTGGCGCGAGCGGGCCGCGCTTGCCGCCTGGGGCTTTTTCGCGCGCCGGCCCATGTTGTACGCGCTGACGACCAAGCTCGCGGTGCGCATCCTCGAGCGGCTGGGCGGCAATGGCGGCACGCTGCGGCGCTTGCCGATGATGAGTGGCTGGATGGACACGCGCGACATGCCGACGCCGACCGGCCGCACGTTTCGCGAACTGTACGCGGCTTCGCAAAGTCACCTCGGCTGA
- a CDS encoding (Fe-S)-binding protein, protein MRVGLFVTCLVDLMRPEIGFSALKLIRDAGYEVFVPPAQTCCGQPAYNSGDRALARDLAEKTLREFEQFDYVVVPSGSCGGMIRAHYGDLFRDDPELMGRYARLQQKVHELTDFLANVAKVTLAPGEFTGPVTYHDSCSGLRELGVKAQPRALLAQRGVAITEMKDCEHCCGFGGTFAVKYGDISAAIADEKCANVRASGAGAVVLGDLGCMLNIEGRLRRTGDRETRVLHVAQVLAGDV, encoded by the coding sequence ATGCGAGTCGGTTTGTTCGTGACCTGCCTGGTCGACCTGATGCGTCCGGAAATCGGTTTCTCGGCGCTGAAACTGATTCGCGATGCCGGCTACGAGGTGTTCGTGCCGCCCGCGCAAACCTGCTGTGGCCAGCCAGCCTACAATTCGGGCGACCGTGCCCTCGCACGTGATCTCGCCGAAAAGACGTTGCGCGAGTTCGAGCAGTTCGACTACGTCGTCGTGCCGTCGGGTTCGTGCGGTGGCATGATCCGCGCGCACTATGGCGACCTGTTCCGCGACGACCCCGAACTGATGGGGCGTTATGCGAGACTCCAGCAGAAGGTCCATGAGCTGACCGATTTCCTCGCGAACGTCGCGAAGGTGACGCTCGCGCCCGGCGAATTCACCGGGCCCGTGACTTATCACGACTCGTGCTCGGGCCTGCGCGAGCTCGGCGTGAAGGCGCAGCCGCGCGCGTTGCTCGCGCAGCGCGGCGTGGCCATCACCGAGATGAAGGACTGCGAGCACTGCTGCGGCTTCGGCGGCACGTTCGCGGTCAAGTACGGTGATATTTCGGCGGCCATCGCGGACGAGAAGTGCGCGAACGTGCGTGCGTCCGGTGCCGGCGCCGTCGTGCTCGGCGATCTCGGCTGCATGCTGAACATCGAAGGGCGGTTGCGCCGCACCGGCGACCGCGAAACGCGCGTGCTGCACGTCGCGCAGGTGCTGGCGGGCGACGTCTGA
- a CDS encoding IclR family transcriptional regulator, whose translation MSQPTPDSKTSIQVIERMMRLLDALAAHSDPVSLKELAQRTDLHPSTAHRILNDMVTCRLVDRSDPGTYRLGMRLLELGNLVKARLSVRDAALMPMRELHRLTGQTVNLSVRQGDEIVYIERAYSERSGMQVVRAIGGRAPLHLTSVGKLFLAVDETSRVRAYATRTGLSGHTQNSITDIAKLERELTLVRQQACARDNEELELGVRCIAAGIYDDSGKLVAGLSLSAPADRLQDAWLGQLSRTALTISESLGYRPEPAKDAEGLQRHA comes from the coding sequence ATGAGCCAACCCACCCCGGACTCCAAAACGTCGATCCAGGTGATCGAACGCATGATGCGATTGCTGGACGCGCTCGCCGCGCACAGCGACCCCGTCAGCCTGAAGGAGCTTGCCCAGCGCACCGATCTGCATCCATCGACCGCGCACCGTATCCTCAACGACATGGTGACCTGTCGCCTCGTCGATCGCTCCGACCCCGGCACCTACCGGCTCGGCATGCGGCTGCTCGAACTCGGCAACCTCGTGAAGGCGCGACTGTCGGTACGTGACGCCGCGCTGATGCCGATGCGCGAGCTACACCGCCTGACCGGCCAGACCGTGAACCTGTCGGTACGCCAGGGCGACGAAATCGTCTATATCGAGCGCGCGTATTCGGAGCGCTCGGGGATGCAGGTCGTCCGCGCGATCGGCGGCCGCGCGCCGCTGCACCTGACGTCGGTCGGCAAGCTGTTTCTCGCGGTCGACGAAACGTCCCGCGTGCGCGCGTACGCGACGCGCACCGGGCTGTCCGGCCATACGCAGAACAGCATCACCGACATCGCGAAGCTCGAGCGCGAACTGACGCTCGTGCGCCAGCAGGCGTGCGCGCGCGACAACGAGGAGCTGGAGCTGGGCGTGCGCTGTATCGCGGCCGGCATCTACGACGACTCCGGCAAGCTCGTCGCGGGCCTGTCGCTGTCGGCACCGGCCGATCGCCTGCAGGATGCGTGGCTCGGCCAGTTGAGCCGCACTGCGCTGACCATCTCGGAATCGCTCGGGTACCGGCCGGAGCCGGCGAAGGACGCCGAAGGGCTGCAACGGCACGCATGA